One stretch of Pieris brassicae chromosome 8, ilPieBrab1.1, whole genome shotgun sequence DNA includes these proteins:
- the LOC123713413 gene encoding 2-phosphoxylose phosphatase 1 isoform X1: protein MKFSFQHRAFYCYIGMSIWIFFLITVVYKYITVTDDPVAVKLEHNEYTFKIDSKYRRIFHRACNPPEYIVRGSEGVVESDSWLLQGVLVITRHGDRGPLTHLKGGDKLPCDNVPVSALLRSYEEFVLNASSSGRAWWVAGPGPFHNFPSLPRTATTHCALGQLTPKGLLQMITVGNILREAYGEKLSLDNMELSGKKDAGGIAYSTRYRRTFQSLQALSWGGTRGAAAAREAHSVAFCFRHCACNAHHTLAKKISMQAKARLESHPTIKELIKKLSKVLFESQEYTDADVVRDALLAYMCHDAPLPCSQTNKKLNIDKQRKFRSATLRNLLEVDIDTLNMELDYINNQLDFNNEIGRKARDIIKPLDRHKQPLDFDAQMEREKLLYYQQRYLDTDYDDVVIVKKNLDADFNFPNEQDFDEEYREPTDSTEQFCVRKEHIISIFAYLEWSYRQDVKDVNNRRRSLLIAYGLIYNIVQNMIRMISENKPKFVVYSGHDKTLQALILALGLNNYQHYNIQYASRMIFEVYRRKDLMDEFKFTKRKAVAQDFYFRVVYNGEDVTDEIGFCKSTIVMKVVDPVDDRRTYNTYLCPIESIVRFIHDDYFAGFNVSNYKDACATYGKRV from the exons ATGAAGTTTTCATTTCAACATCGTGCTTTTTACTGCTACATTGGGATGAGCATttggattttctttttgattACCG ttgtatacaaatacataacaGTAACTGATGATCCTGTAGCTGTAAAATTAGAGCACAatgaatatacatttaaaattgatagCAAATATAGAAGAATTTTTCATAGGGCATGTAATCCCCCTGAATATATTGTAAGGGGTTCAGaag gtgTAGTAGAAAGTGATTCATGGTTATTACAAGGAGTTCTTGTTATCACTAGGCATGGGGATAGAGGTCCTCTTACACATCTTAAGGGAGGTGACAAGTTACCATGTGATAATGTCCCTGTTTCAGCATTGCTACGAAG TTACGAAGAGTTTGTGCTCAATGCAAGTTCATCAGGCCGTGCTTGGTGGGTAGCTGGTCCTGGACCCTTTCATAACTTCCCATCATTACCTCGTACTGCCACAACTCACTGTGCCCTCGGACAACTGACACCTAAAGGACTCTTGCAAATGATTACTGTGG gtaaTATATTACGGGAGGCATATGGCGAAAAGCTTAGTTTGGACAACATGGAGTTATCTGGGAAGAAAGATGCAg GCGGTATAGCGTATAGTACGCGTTATCGCCGCACATTTCAGTCTCTTCAGGCGTTATCTTGGGGAGGGACGAGGGGTGCCGCAGCAGCCCGTGAAGCCCACAGTGTCGCCTTCTGCTTTAGGCATTGTGCCTGCAATGCTCATCACACGCTTGCCAA aaaaataaGCATGCAAGCAAAAGCTAGACTAGAATCTCATCCAACAATTaaggaattaattaaaaagctatCCAAAGTATTGTTCGAATCTCAAGAGTATACAGATGCCGATGTCGTACGTGACGCGCTTTTAGCGTACATGTGCCACGACGCACCGCTCCCCTGttcacaaacaaacaaaaaactaaatattgacAAACAAAGGAAATTTCGCTCGGCAACACTTAGGAACCTTCTAGAAGTCGACATCGACACACTGAACATGGAGTTGGATTACATTAACAATCAACTAGACTTTAATAACGAAATCGGAAGGAAAGCGCGAGACATAATCAAACCATTAGACAGGCACAAGCAACCCCTCGACTTTGACGCTCAAATGGAAAGAGAAAAATTGCTCTACTACCAACAACGCTATCTAGATACTGACTATGATGACGTGGTCATTGTTAAAAAGAATCTAGACGCAGATTTCAATTTCCCGAACGAGCAAGATTTCGACGAGGAATACCGAGAACCGACGGATTCGACCGAACAATTTTGCGTCAGAAAGGAACATATAATATCGATTTTCGCGTATTTGGAGTGGAGTTACCGTCAAGACGTTAAAGATGTCAACAACAGACGAAGGAGTTTGCTAATCGCATATGGTTTAATCTATAATATCGTGCAGAATATGATTAGAATGATCTCGGAGAATAAGCCAAAATTTGTCGTTTACTCTGGACATGATAAGACACTACAAGCGCTGATTCTCGCTTTAGGTCTCAACAACTATCAGCATTACAACATACAATACGCTAGTCGAATGATCTTCGAAGTGTACAGGAGGAAGGATTTGATGgacgaatttaaatttactaaacgGAAAGCTGTCGCACAGGATTTTTACTTCCGCGTGGTGTATAACGGCGAAGATGTTACGGATGAGATCGGCTTCTGCAAAAGTACAATTGTTATGAAGGTAGTGGACCCAGTTGATGATAGGAGAACGTATAATACATATCTGTGTCCAATTGAAAGTATTGTTAGGTTTATACACGACGATTATTTCGCTGGTtttaatgttagtaattataaGGACGCGTGTGCCACGTATGGGAAGCGTGTTTAG
- the LOC123713413 gene encoding 2-phosphoxylose phosphatase 1 isoform X2 yields the protein MKFSFQHRAFYCYIGMSIWIFFLITVVYKYITVTDDPVAVKLEHNEYTFKIDSKYRRIFHRACNPPEYIVRGSEGVVESDSWLLQGVLVITRHGDRGPLTHLKGGDKLPCDNVPVSALLRSYEEFVLNASSSGRAWWVAGPGPFHNFPSLPRTATTHCALGQLTPKGLLQMITVGNILREAYGEKLSLDNMELSGKKDAAYSTRYRRTFQSLQALSWGGTRGAAAAREAHSVAFCFRHCACNAHHTLAKKISMQAKARLESHPTIKELIKKLSKVLFESQEYTDADVVRDALLAYMCHDAPLPCSQTNKKLNIDKQRKFRSATLRNLLEVDIDTLNMELDYINNQLDFNNEIGRKARDIIKPLDRHKQPLDFDAQMEREKLLYYQQRYLDTDYDDVVIVKKNLDADFNFPNEQDFDEEYREPTDSTEQFCVRKEHIISIFAYLEWSYRQDVKDVNNRRRSLLIAYGLIYNIVQNMIRMISENKPKFVVYSGHDKTLQALILALGLNNYQHYNIQYASRMIFEVYRRKDLMDEFKFTKRKAVAQDFYFRVVYNGEDVTDEIGFCKSTIVMKVVDPVDDRRTYNTYLCPIESIVRFIHDDYFAGFNVSNYKDACATYGKRV from the exons ATGAAGTTTTCATTTCAACATCGTGCTTTTTACTGCTACATTGGGATGAGCATttggattttctttttgattACCG ttgtatacaaatacataacaGTAACTGATGATCCTGTAGCTGTAAAATTAGAGCACAatgaatatacatttaaaattgatagCAAATATAGAAGAATTTTTCATAGGGCATGTAATCCCCCTGAATATATTGTAAGGGGTTCAGaag gtgTAGTAGAAAGTGATTCATGGTTATTACAAGGAGTTCTTGTTATCACTAGGCATGGGGATAGAGGTCCTCTTACACATCTTAAGGGAGGTGACAAGTTACCATGTGATAATGTCCCTGTTTCAGCATTGCTACGAAG TTACGAAGAGTTTGTGCTCAATGCAAGTTCATCAGGCCGTGCTTGGTGGGTAGCTGGTCCTGGACCCTTTCATAACTTCCCATCATTACCTCGTACTGCCACAACTCACTGTGCCCTCGGACAACTGACACCTAAAGGACTCTTGCAAATGATTACTGTGG gtaaTATATTACGGGAGGCATATGGCGAAAAGCTTAGTTTGGACAACATGGAGTTATCTGGGAAGAAAGATGCAg CGTATAGTACGCGTTATCGCCGCACATTTCAGTCTCTTCAGGCGTTATCTTGGGGAGGGACGAGGGGTGCCGCAGCAGCCCGTGAAGCCCACAGTGTCGCCTTCTGCTTTAGGCATTGTGCCTGCAATGCTCATCACACGCTTGCCAA aaaaataaGCATGCAAGCAAAAGCTAGACTAGAATCTCATCCAACAATTaaggaattaattaaaaagctatCCAAAGTATTGTTCGAATCTCAAGAGTATACAGATGCCGATGTCGTACGTGACGCGCTTTTAGCGTACATGTGCCACGACGCACCGCTCCCCTGttcacaaacaaacaaaaaactaaatattgacAAACAAAGGAAATTTCGCTCGGCAACACTTAGGAACCTTCTAGAAGTCGACATCGACACACTGAACATGGAGTTGGATTACATTAACAATCAACTAGACTTTAATAACGAAATCGGAAGGAAAGCGCGAGACATAATCAAACCATTAGACAGGCACAAGCAACCCCTCGACTTTGACGCTCAAATGGAAAGAGAAAAATTGCTCTACTACCAACAACGCTATCTAGATACTGACTATGATGACGTGGTCATTGTTAAAAAGAATCTAGACGCAGATTTCAATTTCCCGAACGAGCAAGATTTCGACGAGGAATACCGAGAACCGACGGATTCGACCGAACAATTTTGCGTCAGAAAGGAACATATAATATCGATTTTCGCGTATTTGGAGTGGAGTTACCGTCAAGACGTTAAAGATGTCAACAACAGACGAAGGAGTTTGCTAATCGCATATGGTTTAATCTATAATATCGTGCAGAATATGATTAGAATGATCTCGGAGAATAAGCCAAAATTTGTCGTTTACTCTGGACATGATAAGACACTACAAGCGCTGATTCTCGCTTTAGGTCTCAACAACTATCAGCATTACAACATACAATACGCTAGTCGAATGATCTTCGAAGTGTACAGGAGGAAGGATTTGATGgacgaatttaaatttactaaacgGAAAGCTGTCGCACAGGATTTTTACTTCCGCGTGGTGTATAACGGCGAAGATGTTACGGATGAGATCGGCTTCTGCAAAAGTACAATTGTTATGAAGGTAGTGGACCCAGTTGATGATAGGAGAACGTATAATACATATCTGTGTCCAATTGAAAGTATTGTTAGGTTTATACACGACGATTATTTCGCTGGTtttaatgttagtaattataaGGACGCGTGTGCCACGTATGGGAAGCGTGTTTAG
- the LOC123713507 gene encoding X-ray repair cross-complementing protein 5-like — MAPTKIDQGTVIILDMGRNVSEPKNKGEKSFYESAKECVGKIIERKIISKAKNYLGIILLGSKKSCDDFKYIELYRELQAPTWQMIRDLPEKPCKAKGNWFDALIVAFNHFQNGISGVKFVNKQIILITNFEAPSYAEDEDINKVLDGVKENDFEIDVFGPDLYAETKSNDIDIAKKFVEGTNGTTASFEFIMRYLLFHKKKITNPIPWNIDLSIGPNIKIPVSAYIRVKDEPVVKNWLKSVRDPVTNTASTTEGIVKSKVFVNTDNKIICEQADIIKGYYYGQEIIPFSECDKSMLYDPGVKSLNVYGFTNANNISWQSLNGDGLSYLFGSKKDKKAQYTIKCLAECLHELNLVGIVRRVYNTGNAPKMYVLMPVIDAKCICLSLIGICYKEDLKNIAFPPTNSKKYACTDEQVKAFKNLIQAMDLTKAYEESDFDDTEAFPIAETVSPSSQYVMDCIAYRAMNPGKPLPPPREEIMLLFKTPPLIQKRAKEPIQKLKSLFQLNKLEVKAKKIISEPMDVDLVQPIFDEHQLNNDKQKMQLNIVDKLFKVEKVETDPTNDFDLLKGGKPLRDLCFEMSQVIERLIFGNIDGNFDKAFNAIQHFRNECVLEDPSYYNNWLREFKTELNDKKKNNILEMLDKKKLNFIIKSENEKSTFINQDEDSQLYENDTMADLTEVTISTQINEMFADI, encoded by the exons atggcgCCTACTAAAATTGATCAAGGaactgtaataatattagatatGGGAAGAAATGTGTCAGAACCAAAAAACAAAGGTGAAAAAAGTTTCTATGAAAGTGCTAAAGAATGTGTCGGCAAAATAATAGAACGCAAAATTATAAGTAAGGCTAAAAATTATCtaggtataatattattgggCTCAAAAAAGTCTTGCgatgattttaaatacatcGAATTGTATCGTGAACTTCAGGCTCCAACTTGGCAAATGATTCGCGACCTACCAGAAAAG CCATGCAAGGCGAAAGGTAATTGGTTTGATGCACTCATAGTTGCATTCAATCACTTTCAAAATGGAATAAGTGgtgttaaatttgtaaataaacaaattatattgataaccAACTTTGAAGCTCCTTCTTATGCTGAAGATGAAGACATCAACaag gTCTTAGatggtgttaaagaaaatgattttgaaattgatGTTTTTGGTCCAGATTTATATGCTGAAACCAAAAGCAATGACATTGATATTGCCAAGAAGTTTGTTGAAGGAACAAATGGTACAACTGCCAGTTTTGAATTCATTATGAGGTATTTgctttttcataaaaagaaaattactaacCCAATTCCCTGGAATATTGATTTAAGTATTGgaccaaatattaaaataccagTCTCTGCTTATATTCGTGTTAAGGATGAACCTGTTGTgaaaaattggttaaaaagTGTTAGAGATCCAGTTACAAACACTGCAAGCACAACTGAAGGTATTGTGAAAAGTAAAGTATTTGTTAATActgacaataaaattatttgtgaaCAAGCCGATATAATAAAGGGATACTATTATGGCCAGGAGATAATTCCATTTTCAGAATGTGACAAAAGCATGCTTTATGATCCAGGTGTTAAATCCCTCAATGTTTATGGTTTTACTAAtgcaaataatatatcatGGCAATCGCTCAATGGTGATGGTTTATCATATCTTTTTGGAtctaaaaaagacaaaaaagctcaatatacaataaaatgtcTGGCTGAGTGTCTTCATGAATTAAACTTGGTTGGGATTGTAAGAAGAGTTTATAATACTGGAAATGCCCCAAAAATGTATGTGTTGATGCCTGTTATTGATGCAAAATGTATCTGCCTTTCTTTAATAGGTATTTGCTATAAAgaagacttaaaaaatatagctttcCCTCCCACAAATTCAAAGAAATATGCCTGCACAGATGAACAGGTTaaagcctttaaaaatttaattcaggCAATGGATCTTACTAAGGCATATGAGGAATCAGACTTTGATGATACTGAAGCATTTCCAATTGCTGAAACAGTGAGTCCTTCCTCACAATATGTTATGGATTGCATTGCTTATAGAGCTATGAATCCAGGCAAACCATTGCCACCACCGAGAGAAGAAATAATGCTGCTTTTTAAAACACCTCCTTTGATACAAAAGAGAGCCAAGGAGCCCattcaaaaactaaaaagccTGTTCCAGTTGAATAAATTAGAAGTTAAAGCTAAGAAAATCATTAGTGAACCTATGGATGTTGACCTTGTACAGCCAATATTTGATGAACATCAACTAAATAATGATAAGCAGAAAATGCAATTGAATATTGTGGATAAGCTTTTTAAGGTAGAAAAGGTTGAAACAGACCCTACTAATGATTTTGACTTGTTGAAAGGAGGAAAACCTTTAAGGGATCTTTGCTTTGAAATGTCACAAGTTATAGAGAGATTAATTTTTGGCAATATTGATGGAAACTTTGATAAGGCATTTAATGCAATTCAGCATTTCAGAAATGAATGTGTTCTTGAAGACCCATCATACTACAATAACTGGTTGAGAGAATTCAAAACTGAATTAAatgataagaaaaaaaataatattttagaaatgttggataaaaagaaattaaattttatcattaaaagtgAAAATGAGAAAAGTACTTTTATAAATCAAGATGAAGACAGtcaattgtatgaaaatgacacaATGGCTGATTTGACTGAGGTGACAATCAGTACTCAAATAAATGAGATGTTTgccgatatttaa
- the LOC123713727 gene encoding uncharacterized protein LOC123713727 translates to MKLDSNNKMINGEGDTETPEEVVDPRQNAEDLIDEILAEFTESRTPDPRYAGIPENLLNMIQTPRPSATAFSINQPPNTRTPANSFSENATLDDIDPSSDLGTSIRDKCMELEEILQSLKSRLNHVVLDENIILSPDANSMEAELEHDLDTDCQEDLSLQEFLEILHSQNKVAHSSV, encoded by the coding sequence ATGAAACTAGATTCTAATAACAAGATGATAAATGGTGAGGGTGATACAGAAACGCCAGAGGAAGTGGTAGATCCTCGCCAGAATGCAGAGGATCTTATTGACGAGATATTAGCTGAATTCACCGAGTCTCGAACACCTGACCCCAGGTATGCGGGAATCCcagaaaatttacttaatatgATACAGACTCCAAGACCATCAGCAACTGCTTTTTCTATCAATCAACCTCCAAATACGCGAACTCCAGCTAATTCTTTCTCAGAGAATGCAACACTGGACGATATTGATCCATCGTCAGATCTTGGAACCTCCATACGAGACAAATGTATGGAACTTGAGGAGATCCTACAAAGCCTTAAATCCCGATTAAATCATGTTGTTcttgatgaaaatattattctaagtCCAGATGCAAATTCTATGGAGGCAGAGCTTGAGCATGATTTAGACACTGATTGTCAAGAAGATTTATCTCTACAAGAATTTCTTGAAATTCTCCATTCCCAAAACAAAGTGGCACACAGtagtgtataa
- the LOC123713726 gene encoding uncharacterized protein LOC123713726 — protein MAWDLTLDFEYVVTKKTQPRMCFGTTLNREVLPTKGPNLSPFMRRNAGEIRPNLGPGVYENDRDAFYNLTHRIYSKLYFGPKSPRWKAKHEYQPPPKEPPPAEEMHKNCAPFNSTSKRKGLFSANDYPAACDYYPIYKKNEMKFSYCFNGKKTLKCAVEIKCVPYNLDACGVCGCSCSAQGDYWPFENRIFLCRKHYARLFKHCLSTFQGAKLAQFKSIRDCFFAHAHNSCKAALKIMKIEEIEKKLRKEAYLDLYFPQRRYCNN, from the exons ATGGCATGGGATTTAACTTTAG atTTTGAATATGTTGTAACTAAAAAGACCCAACCTCGTATGTGTTTTGGAACAACATTAAATCGCGAAGTTCTACCCACAAAAGGTCCTAATTTGAGTCCTTTTATGAGACGCAATGCTGGTGAAATAAGGCCGAATTTAGGCCCTGGAGTCTATGAAAATGACCGTGATGCCTTTTACAACTTGACACACAGG atttATAGCAAATTATACTTTGGACCAAAATCGCCACGCTGGAAAGCAAAGCATGAGTATCAACCACCACCGAAAGAGCCACCTCCTGCTGAGGAAATGCATAAAAACTGTGCCCCATTTAATTCAACGTCAAAAAGAAAAGGATTATTCTCAGCAAATGATTATCCAGc ggcTTGCGATTACTATCCCATATACaagaaaaatgaaatgaaattttcttattGTTTTAATGGAAAAAAGACATTGAAATGTGCAGTAgaa attaaatGTGTTCCATATAATTTGGACGCATGCGGAGTATGTGGTTGTTCTTGTTCGGCTCAAGGAGATTATTGGCCGTTTGAAAATCGCATATTTTTATGCAGAAAACATTACGCAAGATTATTTAAGCACTGCTTATCCACTTTTCAAGGCGCGAAGTTGGCACAATTTAAG tcCATAAGAGATTGTTTCTTTGCACACGCTCATAACAGCTGTAAAGCCGCTTTGAAGATAATGAAAATTGAAGAAATTGAGAAAAAGTTAAGAAAAGAAgcatatttagatttatattttccgCAACGCCGCTACTgcaacaattaa